CAGTTCGGCACTCAACTCGCCATTGGCGCAGCCCGGCTCGAAAATTGACCGGTAATGCGCACGCGGCAAAGCGGCGAGGGTCATTGCGCGTTTGCGTTGCTCATACCAGCGCTGGCGGAACGCCCAAGGGTCATCGTTGCCGGCGAACAGGCCTTCGAAGTAACGATCCTCGACGCTCATAGAAACACCACTTCGAACGGCTGCAGCAGGCGATCGAGCACGTACGGCGCCAGCACCGGGCCGAGTCCGGCGGCCACGTCGCCTTCCAGTTGGCTGGCGAAGGCGTGTACTGCGTGGCGTTTGCGCGCCACTTGCTCAGGCGACAGCAGAATCTTGCGTGCCCGTTGCCACGGCACCAACGTGTCTTCAGGCGTTGCCCAGTGCCATGTCCACACGGGTAGCTCATGGCAGGTTGCGCCGACTCTGCGCGCCGCTTCGATACTGGCGCGACCGACAGCCTCGTGGTCGCAATGGCCGTCCTCGCGCCAAGTGGTAAAAATGACATCATCGGGGCGCAGATGCCGCTCGATAAAGTCGCTCAGCTCAGCTTCTTGCGCCGCTACTTGCGTGTCAGTGAAACCGCCACGCAGCCATTTCAATCGATGCATGGGCAGGCCGAGGCGCCGTAGCGCTTCGGCGGATTCCTGCGGGCGGATCACGCTCAGGCGCTCCACCGGCCAGCGCTCGGAGCCGGGATGACTGGCACAGCCGTCGGTGACCGAGATCAATTGCAGCGGGCGGCCCGCAGCGGCAAGCAATTGCAGCAAGCCGCCGCAACCGAGTACTTCATCGTCCGGGTGTGGCGCGATGATTATTGCTCTTGCGCCCGGCGGAACCAGACTTTGAATATCAATGCTGTCCAGTTGCGCCAGTTGCCGCGAACCCTGCCACTGGTGCAGGGACGTGCCTTGGCCGACGATCGGATTCTCTTTCTTGACGGCGTTCATAGCATCCATGCCTCTTCGGGTTGATCGGCAACCAATTGGCCGAGGGCGGCGAGGTCGCGTTCGGCGTGGCTTTGACGCAGAAACACCGGCAGATCGGCGATCAGCCGGGCGAAATGCCGATCCTTGCAATAGGGCCCGGCCCCCAGGGCACGCCCGGCTTCGCGGATCACGTGCTCGGCAGATTGTTCCACCACGGCGCGGGCGCGCCGGGCCAGCAGTTCGGCGCTGTCCTCAGGATTTGCATCGATGTGCAACGCGCTGAAGCGCAGGACATCGGCGGCCGCCTGCAAGGCAGTGTCGACCGCGCCGAGATGGGCGAGGGCATGCGGCTCGTCTCGATGGGCACAGTGTTTGCGCAGGCATTCACCGATGTGCCGCGCAGCGCCATACCAACACGCTGCGATGCCGATCCCGCCCTGCCAGAAACCCGGGCGTTGCAGGTAATCGCCGGGGTTACCGATGGCCTGCGCTTCGGCGCCGTCGAACAGTACTTCGACGCTGCCGGTCGCGCCCATACCGACCGCTTGCCAGCCTTGATCGGTGACGGTCACGCCCGGTTGATCCAGTGCGACGGCGACCAATTGTTGCTGATCGTCGGCATCCCACGCGGTGAGCAGCGCATGGCTCAGCGCGGCAGCGCCGGAACACCAGGCCTTGCGTCCGTGCAGCGTCACCAAGTGCCCGGCGGGGCGCACTTGCACCCGCGCTTGCGGCGGTTCTGCCGCCCACATGCCCCACGTGCTGCCCGGCGTTGGCGAACCACCCAATTGCTCGATGATTGCCAGCGCGTCGGTATGGCCTTCATAGAGTTTGCATAACCCCAGATCATGCCCGCCGACATCAGCCAGATGCCGAAAACGCTCCAGCGTGTGACCGCTGCCCGGCAGCGGCAAACGATCCAGTCCGGCTTCAACCATGGCTCGCAGGCACCCGCCGAGCGCGAACGTGTCGGCATAGTCCGGTGGGCGGCGGGCCAGATAGTTCTGCAAGTCCATATCAGTCTTCTTCTTCACGTTGCAGTTCAAACAGCAGCAGCGAACGCCCGGTGACCGAGTACTCGTGACCGAAGTCGAAGCGCTCCTGGCCACGGATCGCCGGCTGATTGGTGTCGATCATGCACGTCCAGAAACTGCCCTCCGGGACTTCCGGCAAGGTGAAGTTGACGATGTCGTGATGGGCGTTGACCACCAGCAGCAGGGTCGCGTCGGCACCCTTGCGCAGAATCCCGGTTTCCTGCGCGCGGCCGTCGAGCAACATGCCCAGGCAACGGTTGTGCGCATCATGCCAATGCTCTGTGGTCATCTCGGTGCCGTCCGGGGCGAGCCAGGTGACGTCCTTGACGCCGATGTCCTCGTTGTACTCGCCGACCAGGAAGCGCCCACGACGCAGGATCGGATAAGCCAGACGGAGCTTGATCAGGCGTTTGACGAATTTGAGCAGGGCCTTGCCGTCCTCGCTCAGGTCCCAGTTGACCCAGCCGATCTCGCTGTCCTGGCAATAGGCATTGTTGTTGCCATCCTGAGTGCGGGCGAATTCGTCGCCGGCGACGATCATTGGCGTGCCTTGCGCCAGCAGCAGCGTTGCGAAGAAGTTGCGCATCTGCCGATGGCGCAGGGCGTTGATTTCGGGATCGTCAGTGGGGCCTTCAACACCATGGTTCCACGACAGGTTGTTGTTGCTGCCGTCCTGGTTGTTCTCATCGTTGGCTTCGTTGTGCTTGTCGTTGTACGACACCAGATCGTTGAGGGTGAAGCCGTCGTGGGCAGTGATGAAGTTCACCGATGAATACGGCCGCCGGCCGCGCTGGTTGAACATCTCGCCGGACGCGGTCATGCGGCTGGCAAAGTCGGCGACCTGGGCGTCGTCACCCTTCCAGAACGCGCGCACGGTGTCGCGGAATTTGTCGTTCCACTCGACCCAGCCCGGCGGGAAGTTGCCGACCTGATAGCCGCCGGGGCCGCAATCCCACGGTTCGGCGATCATTTTCACCTGACGCAACACCGGGTCCTGACGGCAGGCAACGAGGAAGCTGTGACGCTCATCGAAACCGTCGTGATAGCGGCCGAGAATAGTCGCCAGGTCGAAACGGAAGCCGTCGACATGCATCTCGCTGGCCCAATAACGCAGCGAGTCGGTGACCATTTGCAGCACGCACGGGTGGCTCAGATCCAGCGTGTTGCCGGTGCCGGAATCGTTGATGTAGTAGCGCTTGTCGTCGGGCATCAAGCGGTAATACGAGGCGTTGTCGATGCCGCGCATCGACAGGGTCGGGCCTTGCTCGTTGCCCTCGGCGGTGTGGTTGTAGACCACGTCAAGAATCACTTCCAGATTGGCTTCGTGCAGGTGCGCGACCATCTCCTTGAATTCGGCAATCTTGCCGCTGGCCAGATAGCGCGGATCCGGGGCGAAAAACGCGATGCTGTTGTAACCCCAGTAGTTGGTCATGCCTTTGTGCAGCAGATGCTGATCGTTGACGAAGGCATGGATCGGCAGCAACTCGACGGTGGACACGCCGAGCTTGCGAATGTGTTCGAGCACATCGTCGACCATCAACCCGGCGAAGGTGCCGCGCACATTCTCCGGCACCGAGGGATGGCGCATGCTGATGCCGCGCACGTGGGTTTCATAAATGATCGTCTTGTCCCACGGCACGCTGACGCGATGGTCGTTGCCCCAGGTGTGGGCCGGGTCGATGACTTTGCATTTGGGCACGAATGGCGCGCTGTCGCGTTCGTCGAAACTGAGGTCGGCGTCGGGGTGGCCGATGGTGTAGCCGAACAAGGCTTCTGACCACTTGAGTTGGCCGACCAGTTGTTTGGCGTAGGGGTCGATAAGCAGTTTGTTGTGGTTGAAGCGGTGGCCGTTGGCCGGGTCATACGGGCCGTAGACGCGGTAGCCATAAATCAGCCCCGGATGGGCGTCGGGCAAGTAGCCGTGGTAGATCTCATCGGTGTATTCGGGCAGTTCGATGCGTTCGAGCTCGACTTCACCGGCATCGTCGAAGATGCACAGTTCGACCTTGGTGGCGTTGGCGGAGAACAGGGCAAAGTTCACCCCCAAGCCGTCCCAGGTCGCACCGAGCGGGAAGGGCAGACCCTCACGAATTCTCGAGGGCTCGGCGTGCTGTGCGGGCTCGGCTTTTTTTGGACGGGTCATGATTGCTCCTGCAAAAAAACGGGTGAATTCTGGGCTGACACAAATCTTCAGGAGTGAGCCTGCTCGCGATAGCGGTAAATCCGGCGACATCGATGTTGACTATCAGCAAGCGATCGCGAGCAGGCTCACTCCTACAGGGGTTATGCGTGTTTCTTGAGGGCGAACGACCCCTCTGTGGCGAGCACGCCCGCCACACAGTCATTCAGTTCAATAATCGGGGAAAGCGTCAGTTCGCCGGGGGCTTGCGTGGCACCTTAGGCTTTTTCTCGACTGCTTTTTCGCCCGGTGGCACGACTTTGGCGGCGCTCGCAGGCTTGGTTTTGGCCGGGGCTTTGGGCTTGGCGGCTGGCGCCTTGACCTCGGCGGTCTTGCCAACGGTTTTGCTGCCGGCAGCCTTCGGTGATTTCTTCGGTGCCAGTGCTTCGGCCTCGGCCAGTTTGCGCGCCATCTCCCAGTGGCGCTCTTCGTGGCCCTCGGGCTTACCTTCCGATTCCCAGATCTGATAGGCGAATTCGCGGATGCGTTTATCGTCGGTGCTCATCGCAATGCTCCTGAACTGAACTCATGCTTACGTTAAGTGTTGGATAAAGAGATTGACCGGGACATCCCCCAGCGCGTCGCTGACATTCAGCTCCCTGTTTTTTGTGACTGCTGTGGTTGCAAAAAGTCCCTTCAGATTTTTGTCAGAGGCGGCGAACGGTAAAACCACCCGCGTATCGCCCCAGCGCAGCGCATCGATTTGCGGGACGGCACTGTTTTCCAGCAGTGCCGCGCAGCGAATCGGCACGATCACGATGGCTTGCTGACCTTGATGTTCGCGGGCGAACGCGAGCACGTGGTGCGCCTGGCTACCCAGCACCTCCAGAGCCTGATACGTGCCACGCCGGAACAGCTCGGCGTGTTCAGCGCGCAGGTTCAGCACTTGGGCAATCAAGGCTTGCTTGATGCGACCGTCACGCCAGTTCGACAGCAGGTCTGTGATCGGCGCCTGCGCCGCCAAAGCCTGCTCCCGAGCGGGGTAATCCACCGGCCGGCGGTTGTCCGGATCGACCAGGCTGAAGTCCCAGAACTCGTTGCCTTGATACAAATCCGGCACCCCCGGCACCGTCATGCGCAGCAAGGTTTGCGCCAAGCCGTTCAGTGCGCCGGCCGCCGCGATGCTGTTGACGGTCTTGCTCAACGCCGCGCGCAGCAATTCACCTTCTTCACCGGTGAGGAGTTTTTCAGTGAACGCTTGCGCTGCGTCTTCATAGGCTTCGTTGGGCGCGCTCCAACTGCTTTGCAGCTTGGCTTCACGCAGGGCTTTCTGTTGCCATTGCCAGATGCGTTTGGCGTAGTCGGCAAAACCCGCCTGATCACCGTCGTGTAAATCCAGCGGCCAACTGCCGAGCAGTGCCTGGTAGAGAATCAGCTCATCACCGGTCGACGGCATTTGGTCATCGCTGCGCACGGGGCGGGCGAGGGCGCGCCACAGTTCAATCTGTTCGGCATACCAGTGGCTGCGCTCGCTGAGCACCGCGAGGCGCGCGCGGGTATCTTCGCCGCGTTTGTGGTCGTGGGTGGCTGTGGCCAGCAGGTTGTCGGGGAACTGGCTCAAGCGTTGCTGATTGATCTCGTGGAAATCGCTGACTGGCGCGCTGAACTGCTCGGTGTTGTAGCCGACGTCATTGCGCGACAGCAGCACCGCCGAACGATACAGCGCGGTGTCTTCCACGGCTTTGGCGGCCGCCGGGGAAGTCAGTTGCTGGAAGCGCACGCAGGCATGTTTGAGGATTTTGCGCGAGCGTCCGCGTGGCTTTTGTCGCCATGGGGTGCCACCGAGCCACGCTGCAACGCAATCGAGCACCGGCCAGTCGCCTTCGCCCAGTGCCTGCCGCGCACCGTCCATGGCCTGCTGGAAAAACACGTCATCCTGCGCCGAGCGACCCATTGCGCTGATGTAGGTGCGATACACCGGGAAGTGCACGATCAACGCCTGTAACACACGGCGAATCGCGCCGAGGGTCAGGTCGCGGGTCATCAGGTCATCACGGGCCACTTGTAGCAGCGCCTGGGCGACGCTTTCGCAATCGCTGGCCAGCGAGCCGTTGAGGATCTGCTGACGCGCCAGTTGTGCTTCTTCGATAAACGCGGCAGGGCGTTCGGTGCGGCGTTGCCACAAGTCGCCCAAGACGTATTCGCCGTCCGGATCGTGTTGCAGCAGCGACAGCTGATTCATGAACTCGTAACCGGTGGTGCCATCCACCGCCCAGTCGCGGCGCGGGGTTTCGCCGGCACCGAGGATCTTTTCGACGTAGATCGGCAAGTGCCGCCCCGGCGCCAACAGGTCGACGCGCCGACGCAGTTTGCGGCAGTAACCGCGCGGATCGGCGAGGCCGTCGATATGGTCGATGCGCAAACCGTCGACCAACCCTTCGGCGATCAACTGAAAGATTTTGCCGTGGGTCGCTTCGAACACCGCCGGACGTTCGACGCGCAAACCACCCAACTCATTGATGTCGAAGAAACGCCGCCAGTTGATGTCGTCAGCCGCCGTGCGCCAACTGGCGAGGCGATAACTCTGGCGCTCCAGCAACTGATGGAGCTTGTGGAAGCCTTTTTCGGTGGTTGAGTCGTAATGCTCCAGATTGCGCTGGATGGCTTCAAGGATCTGCGGATCTCTGGCCAGTTGCCGCAGCTCTTCCTTCAGTGGGCCGGCCAGTGAATGGGCATTGGTCTGATAGCTGAGTGTACTGAAATGATCGGCGAGAGTTTTCAGCGCATCCTCGGGTTTGAGCAATTCGCCGTAATCGTTCGGGCAGATCGGGAAATGGTGGTCGTAATGTTCGACGTGGAAGCTGCCGTTTTGCGCATTGAAATGCAGCTTCAGCGTGCCTTCCTGCAACGCGACGCCGTAATCGCTGCCGAGAAACGGCAACAGCAACTGGCCTTCCATCAACGGATCCGGCGAGTGCCATTGAATGTCGAAGAACTCACCGTAGGGGCTCAGGCGTCCCCATTCCAGCAGGTCCAACCACCATGGATTGTCACTGCCGCCGACCGCCATGTGGTTGGAGACGATGTCGAGGATCAGGCCCATGTTGTGTTCGCGCAGGGCGCTGACCAGATTCCTTAGCGCGGGTTCGCCGCCAAGTTCCGGGTTGACCTGAGTCGGGTCGACCACGTCGTAGCCGTGCATCGAGCCTGCCCGCGCCGCGAGCAGTGGTGAGGCGTAGATGTGGCTGATGCCCAGACGGGCGAAATACGGCACCAGCGGCACCGCTTGTTCGAGCGTGAAGCCTTTGTGAAATTGCAGGCGCAGGGTGGCGCGCAACGGCTGGATGAGCGCTTGATTCATTGGTCACGCTCGGCTGCCTGAAGGCGTGCGCACGCCAATAGTTCAAGACGCCGCGCGGCATCCGCACCGTCGAGCAACGCCTCGCTGGCGCCGGGCAGGCGCCGCGACCAGTTCGGATGCGTATCGATCGTGCCTGGCAGATTGGCTTGTTCGTCGATGCCCAGCGCGTCTTCCAGCGGTAGCAACACCAGCGGCGCGCGGGTATGCCCGAGGAAACGCACGCTGGCGTCCACCACCTGATCGGCCTCGTGGGACTCCTCGCGAAAGTTCTGCGGGTCCTGGCTCAACGCTCCGCGCAGGCCTTCGCGTTCCCGTTGACGATGCCGGCGCCATTCGATTTCGCCGTTGCCATCGACAAAACCCAGTCGCGAATTCCAGTCGATGTCGCGACCATGCCACCAGCCGTTTAGCGTCGGCAGATCGTGAGTGCTGGTGGTCGCCAATGCGTTATCCGGCCAGTCGAGAATCGGTTTGAAACGGGTGTTGTCCTGTTCGAACAACAGCACGCGCATGCCGAGCATGGAGCGGGCAATGAGTTTTTCCTGGAGACCGTCGGGCACGGTGCCGAGGTCTTCGCCGAGCACAATCGCTTGATGACGATGGGATTCCAGTGTCAGCAAGCGCAACAGATCGTCCACCGGGTAATAGAGGTAGGCACCGTCGGCCGGTGCCGCGCCGTTGGGAATCACCCACAGGCGTTGCAGGCCCATGACATGGTCGATGCGCAAACCGCCGGCGTGAGCGAAGTTCGCGCGCAGCATTTCGATGAACGCGCGAAAGCCGTTGCGGATCAGGCCTTCGGGGGAAAACGCGGAAATTCCCCAGCCCTGACCGGAGCGATTAAGGATGTCCGGCGGCGCACCAACGGTGAGCGAGGCGAGCAGTTCGTCCTGAAAGCTCCAGGCCTGACTGCCAGCGCCATCGGCACCCACGGCAAGGTCGGCGATCAGGCCGATGCCCATGCCGGCGCTGCGCGCGGCGGTTTGCGCACGCTCCAGGCATCGGTGGATCAGCCATTGGCAGAATGCAAAGTAACCGATGCGCTCGGCATATTCTTCGGCAAACGCTTCGAGGGCGGCGCCGCGCGGGTCGTGCCAATGTTCTGGCCATTCGCGCCAGTCGAGGCTTTCGCCACGTGCGGCGCGCATTTCCTGGATGGCTTCGAAGCGGCAGTGATTTTCCAGCGCCTCGCCACCGGCATGACGAAAACTGGCGAAGTCGGGGTGCAACGGATGATCGCCCGCAGTGAATCCGTCGTACAGGGCTTGAAGCAGTTTGTGCTTGGCCTCGGCAGCGGCGGGCCAGTCGATCAGTTTCAGATCTTCCAGTTTCGCAAACTGCTCGGCCAGCCCAGCGCTGTCGATCGCATCGCGCAAAGCCCGCTCACCGAGAATTGCGCCGGGCGCGGCATACAGGGAATTGAGAAACAAACGGCTGGATGGCGAATAGGGACTGTAGCGCCCGGTGTCGGCGCTGAACATTGCGTGCAGCGGGCTGATCGCCAGTGCGTCCGCACCGCGTTCACCGGCCACCCGCGCCAGTTCTTCCAGTGCCTGGGTGTCGCCGAAGCCACCATCGCCGGGGCGACGCAAGCCATATAGCTGCACGCTGAGACCCCAGGCGCGAGGGATCGGATTGTCTACCGCGTCGCCGACGCTGAAGCAGCGCTCAGGAGCCACGGCAAGTGTGAAGTATTGATCGTCAATGTGAACCTGTTGATAGCCGACCGGGATCAGGCCGGGCAGTACCGACTCGGAATCGAGTTTCAGGTTCATGCGCGAACCGTCTTCAAGGTGGATCTCACACGGGGTCTCAGGCTTGAAATAACGCGCAAGATCAACGCCGACGCCGACATCACTGGTCAGCAGCGGCGGCAAGTGACGGTCTTGCTGGACCTGTTGCAGTTCAAGCAGGCTGGCGTCGATTTCCTGGGAGGTGCTGGCAGGGTGGCCAAGGCCGATCAGGACATTGCGTAACACCGCCGGAGCGACTTTTTGCGGGCGGCCATTGGCGTCGATCCAGTCGACGGCCAGGCCGGCTCTGCTTGCAAGAATTTCCAGTTGCGCATCGCTCATAGGCGCTCTCCATCCAAAGGTTGCAAAGGGGTTGCGGCCGTGAGGCTGACAAGCGCGCAATACGGGGGCAGCAGGCCCTCATCCGACAGTTCGCCTGCGGGTGGCTTTTGAAAAAGCCACACTGCGCCGGACCGTGGAGGGTTGACCACCGCCGTATCACTGAGGTTCAGGTCGATTCGCAGCTCACTGCCATCGCCCAGGCGCCAGCGTGCGCTGACGGCGCCATGGCCGAGCATTTGCGCTCCCAGCGCCTGAGTACCAGACAAGTGGGGGATGATGTGTTTATGGCGCAATTGCAGGAGTTGCCGGTACAGCGCGAGGGTTTGCTGTTGCAGTGGCGTGCCGTTTCCAATCAGCCGTGGCTGTGAGGCATGGAAGGTTTGTTCGGCGTTAGGATCGGGAATTTGCTCGCGTTTTTGCGGATCGTTGAAGGCGCCGAACGCAGCGAATTCGTTGCGCCGGCCCTCGCGTACCAATTCCGCCAGTTCGCCGTGATGGCTGGTGAAGAACAGGAACGGCTGCTCGGCGGCAAACTCGTCGCCCATGAACATCATCGGGATCATCGGCGACAGCAGCAACAGCACGGTTGCTGCCTGAACAGCGCGGGGATCGGCCAGTTGATGCAGGCGCTCGCCAAAGGCGCGGTTGCCAATCTGATCGTGGTTCTGCAGGAACAGGACAAACGCGGTCGAAGGCAGATGTTCACTCGGTTCGCCCCGGGGTTCGCCATGTCGGGTGATGTGGCCCTGAAACACGAAGCCCTGACTCAGACAACGCACCAATTGCTCGGTGGGTTGCAGGGCATAGTCGGCGTAATAGGCATCGGTTTCGCCGGTCAGCAACACATGTAAAGCGTTATGGCCGTCGTCGTTCCACTGCGCGTCGTAATCATTCTCCAGCAGGCTCGATTGATTGAGCTCGTTTTCCACGGTCAGCCAGACATGACGGCTCGGGTCGATCTGCTGGCGGATTCGCTGGGCCATGTCACTGAGAAAGTCCGGATCTTCGATGGCGTGCACCGCGTCCAGGCGCAGGCCGTCGAAGCGGTATTCGAGCAGCCACATCAACGCGTTTTCGATGAAAAACTCGCGCACCTCGGTACGTCGAAAATCGATCGCCACGCCCCACGGGGTATGTTTGTCCTCGCGAAAGAAGCCTTTGGCGTAACGGTGCAGGTAATTGCCATCGGGGCCGAAGTGGTTGTAGACCACATCGAGAATCACCGCCAGACCATGGCCGTGAGCACTGTCGATCAAGTGCTTGAGTTGTTCCGGGGTGCCGTATGACGCTTGCGGCGCATACGGGAGGACGCCGTCGTAACCCCAGTTTCGATCACCCGGGAACTGCGCCAGCGGCATCAGTTCGATGGCGGTGACACCCAGCTCAACCAAGCGTTGCAAGTGCTGTTCGACCTCGGCAAATCCGCCAAGCGCACCGACGTGCAGCTCGTAGATCACCGCTTCACTCCACGGCCGGCCTTGCCAGGCGCTGTGTCGCCACTGATAGGCCAGCGGATCGACTACTACGCTGCGGCGGTCCAGGTCGCCGTCCTGTGCTCTGGAGGCTGGGTCGGGCACCTCAAGTTCGCCATCGATGTTGTAGCGGTAACGCGTGCCCGCCGGGCAACGGGTCTTGATCACAAACCAACCATCGGCCTGCGGCAGCATTGGCAGCGACTGTCCGTCCTCCAGCTCCACGCTGACGTAAAACGCATCCGGCGCCCAGAGCGCAAATTGTGTGTGTTCGGCGTCCTGCATGATCGCGCCGTGGGGCCAGTTCTCTTGGGTCCGTAACGGCATCGTGGAAAACTCCCTGATTATTTGTGGTGTGCTTTACCCAGCGCCTTGGCGACCAGTTGTTCATAGAGTTCAGCGTAGGGTTCGACCGCTTTGCACCAATTGAACGGCGCGGCCATGGCCCGGCAACGCATGGCGTTGAGCAGTTCTGGAAAGGCAAAGACCTTGAATGCGCGGCTCAGAGCTTCGCGGTAGCTGTCGGCGGTAGACTCGTCGAACAGGAACCCGGTGACGCCGTTTTCGATGGTGTCGGCCAGCCCGCCGGTGTTGCGTGCTACCGGCAACGAACCGAAGCGCTGGGCGTACATCTGGCTCAAGCCGCAAGGCTCGTAACGCGAAGGCATCAGCAGGAAATCGCTGCCGGCAAACATCCGGCGGGCGTCGGTTTCGTTGAAGCCGATACGTACGCCGACCTGGCCGGGAAAGCGCAGCGCCAATTCGCGCATGGCTTGCTCTTCTTCCGGCTCGCCACGACCGATAATCGCGATCTGGCCGCCGTTCTGTACGATGTACTCGGAGACTGCCTCGGTCAGGTCCAGGCCTTTCTGATAGACCAGACGCGAGACCACTGCGAACAACGGGCCTTCGGAGTCGTTCAGACCGAAAAGGTCGCGAACGTGAGCGGCGTTGACTGCTTTGCCTTCCCAATCGCCAATGGCGAAGGGCGCGAATAGATGTGGGTCAGTGGCCGCGTCCCAGCTCTCATCAATCCCGTTGGGGATACCGCTGAGCAAACCCTGCTGAGTCTTGGCGGCGAGAAAGCCGTCGAGGCCGCAACCGAAATCCGGGGTAGTGATTTCCTGCGCGTAGGTGGCGCTGACCGTGGTGATGTGGCTGGAGTACGCCATGCCGGCCTTGAGGAACGACATCTTGCCGTAGAACTCCATGCCTTCCTGTTGCAGGGCATGATTGGGAATGCCGAGCTCGGGGCAGGAGCCGAGGCTGGTGACGCCTTGATAGGCCAGGTTGTGAATCGTGAACAGTGTTGGCGTGCGCTGCCCACGCCAGTGCATATAGGCAGGGGCCAGGCCGGCCGGCCAGTCATGGGCGTGCACCAGATCCGGGCACCAGTGGATTTGGGCCAGATTGGCGGCGATATCGGCAGCAGCCAGACCCAGGCGAGCAAAGCGAATGTGGTTGTCCGGCCAGTCGCGACCGTTGTTGGCACCGTAGGGCGAACCTTCGCGCTCGTAGAGCTCAGGGCAGATCAGCACGTAGATCACCAGCCCGTCCGGCATGTCCATGCGTCCGATCTTGCACGGTGGCAGCGCGGCGTGGCCGCCGAGTTCGCCGATGATATGGATCGGGTTTTCGCTGTGCATCACCTGCGGATAACCGGGGATCAACACCCGCACGTCGTGCAGATGGGCCATGGCGCGAGGCAGGGCGGCGGAAACGTCACCCAGACCGCCGGTCTTCACCAGATCTGCGATTTCCGAAGTCACGAACAATACTTTTTTCTTGTTGGGATTCTGACTCGCTACCGGAGTCAGCGTCTTGGTGCCGGGGACGCTGATCGATCGGCTGCCGGGAACGCTGACGGTACTCGCTTCGCCTACTGACTGCTGAGCACGCTCTCCCTGAATATCCAATGCCGCACTGATCATATGAATCTCCCGTCTCGTTGATCTGATTCTTGTCTTGAACAAGCGATGTCCATGGCCAAGTCCTGTGGCCGGGCGCAAACGCGCCTCGCATCGGTGAGCAAACGCTACCCAACACGCGCTAGCAGAATGGGTGGTGAGGCCATTGCAAGGAATGAACCAGTCGTGTTCCCCCTGCCTTTCAGATGACCCGCCGTCTTCGGCAAAAGTTTCGATTATTTTGCTGTGGTGTGACCGGCCGGTTTCGCCCCGCGAAAATCAGTCTAGGCCAGATACTAGAGCGGGCGAGGGGGAATGGGTAAATTGTTCGACAATCGGTTGGCGAGGCACGGAAACCGTGGTGTGAGGATGGAAACGCACCGACGAAGTGCAGGTTTTTTTGCGTAGTGGGGGCAAAACAGTGACTGAGCGGTCACGATTTTGTGCT
The sequence above is drawn from the Pseudomonas sp. FP2196 genome and encodes:
- a CDS encoding PIG-L deacetylase family protein, whose product is MNAVKKENPIVGQGTSLHQWQGSRQLAQLDSIDIQSLVPPGARAIIIAPHPDDEVLGCGGLLQLLAAAGRPLQLISVTDGCASHPGSERWPVERLSVIRPQESAEALRRLGLPMHRLKWLRGGFTDTQVAAQEAELSDFIERHLRPDDVIFTTWREDGHCDHEAVGRASIEAARRVGATCHELPVWTWHWATPEDTLVPWQRARKILLSPEQVARKRHAVHAFASQLEGDVAAGLGPVLAPYVLDRLLQPFEVVFL
- the glgX gene encoding glycogen debranching protein GlgX, with the translated sequence MTRPKKAEPAQHAEPSRIREGLPFPLGATWDGLGVNFALFSANATKVELCIFDDAGEVELERIELPEYTDEIYHGYLPDAHPGLIYGYRVYGPYDPANGHRFNHNKLLIDPYAKQLVGQLKWSEALFGYTIGHPDADLSFDERDSAPFVPKCKVIDPAHTWGNDHRVSVPWDKTIIYETHVRGISMRHPSVPENVRGTFAGLMVDDVLEHIRKLGVSTVELLPIHAFVNDQHLLHKGMTNYWGYNSIAFFAPDPRYLASGKIAEFKEMVAHLHEANLEVILDVVYNHTAEGNEQGPTLSMRGIDNASYYRLMPDDKRYYINDSGTGNTLDLSHPCVLQMVTDSLRYWASEMHVDGFRFDLATILGRYHDGFDERHSFLVACRQDPVLRQVKMIAEPWDCGPGGYQVGNFPPGWVEWNDKFRDTVRAFWKGDDAQVADFASRMTASGEMFNQRGRRPYSSVNFITAHDGFTLNDLVSYNDKHNEANDENNQDGSNNNLSWNHGVEGPTDDPEINALRHRQMRNFFATLLLAQGTPMIVAGDEFARTQDGNNNAYCQDSEIGWVNWDLSEDGKALLKFVKRLIKLRLAYPILRRGRFLVGEYNEDIGVKDVTWLAPDGTEMTTEHWHDAHNRCLGMLLDGRAQETGILRKGADATLLLVVNAHHDIVNFTLPEVPEGSFWTCMIDTNQPAIRGQERFDFGHEYSVTGRSLLLFELQREEED
- a CDS encoding DUF2934 domain-containing protein, with the protein product MSTDDKRIREFAYQIWESEGKPEGHEERHWEMARKLAEAEALAPKKSPKAAGSKTVGKTAEVKAPAAKPKAPAKTKPASAAKVVPPGEKAVEKKPKVPRKPPAN
- a CDS encoding malto-oligosyltrehalose synthase, yielding MNQALIQPLRATLRLQFHKGFTLEQAVPLVPYFARLGISHIYASPLLAARAGSMHGYDVVDPTQVNPELGGEPALRNLVSALREHNMGLILDIVSNHMAVGGSDNPWWLDLLEWGRLSPYGEFFDIQWHSPDPLMEGQLLLPFLGSDYGVALQEGTLKLHFNAQNGSFHVEHYDHHFPICPNDYGELLKPEDALKTLADHFSTLSYQTNAHSLAGPLKEELRQLARDPQILEAIQRNLEHYDSTTEKGFHKLHQLLERQSYRLASWRTAADDINWRRFFDINELGGLRVERPAVFEATHGKIFQLIAEGLVDGLRIDHIDGLADPRGYCRKLRRRVDLLAPGRHLPIYVEKILGAGETPRRDWAVDGTTGYEFMNQLSLLQHDPDGEYVLGDLWQRRTERPAAFIEEAQLARQQILNGSLASDCESVAQALLQVARDDLMTRDLTLGAIRRVLQALIVHFPVYRTYISAMGRSAQDDVFFQQAMDGARQALGEGDWPVLDCVAAWLGGTPWRQKPRGRSRKILKHACVRFQQLTSPAAAKAVEDTALYRSAVLLSRNDVGYNTEQFSAPVSDFHEINQQRLSQFPDNLLATATHDHKRGEDTRARLAVLSERSHWYAEQIELWRALARPVRSDDQMPSTGDELILYQALLGSWPLDLHDGDQAGFADYAKRIWQWQQKALREAKLQSSWSAPNEAYEDAAQAFTEKLLTGEEGELLRAALSKTVNSIAAAGALNGLAQTLLRMTVPGVPDLYQGNEFWDFSLVDPDNRRPVDYPAREQALAAQAPITDLLSNWRDGRIKQALIAQVLNLRAEHAELFRRGTYQALEVLGSQAHHVLAFAREHQGQQAIVIVPIRCAALLENSAVPQIDALRWGDTRVVLPFAASDKNLKGLFATTAVTKNRELNVSDALGDVPVNLFIQHLT
- a CDS encoding acyl-CoA dehydrogenase family protein, with amino-acid sequence MDLQNYLARRPPDYADTFALGGCLRAMVEAGLDRLPLPGSGHTLERFRHLADVGGHDLGLCKLYEGHTDALAIIEQLGGSPTPGSTWGMWAAEPPQARVQVRPAGHLVTLHGRKAWCSGAAALSHALLTAWDADDQQQLVAVALDQPGVTVTDQGWQAVGMGATGSVEVLFDGAEAQAIGNPGDYLQRPGFWQGGIGIAACWYGAARHIGECLRKHCAHRDEPHALAHLGAVDTALQAAADVLRFSALHIDANPEDSAELLARRARAVVEQSAEHVIREAGRALGAGPYCKDRHFARLIADLPVFLRQSHAERDLAALGQLVADQPEEAWML